The Candidatus Dormiibacterota bacterium nucleotide sequence CAGCAGCAGCTCGAGCAGCGCGTCCCCCATCAGAAGAGCTGGTACAGGCGGCCGAGCGGCACCTCGGCCTGGGGCTCGGAGCGGAGCAGCTCGCCGTCGGCGGTGACCCGGTAGCGGCGTGGGTCGACCTGGATGTCGGGAAGGGCGTGGTTGCGCACCATGTCCCCCTTGCCCACGGTGCGGCAGCCGCGCACCGCCTCGACCGCGCGGCGGAGGCCGAGCCGCTCCGGCACCCCGCCGTCGACCGCGGCGGCCGAGACGAAGGTGACGCACGAGACCTCGGGGGCGAGCGCGGCGAACATCGGACGCCCCCACACCGGTTGCGGGGTGGGGATGGAGGCGTTGGGGTCGCCGGTCGACGCCCAGGCGATCCATCCCGACTTGAGCACCAGCGAGGGTCGCACCCCGAAGAACGCGGGACGCCACACCACCAGGTCGGCGAGCAGGCCGGGGGCGACACTCCCGACGATGTGGGAGATGCCGTGCGCCCGGGCGGGGTTGACGGTCACCTTGGCGAGGTAGCGCAGCACCCGGGAGGTGTCGTGGTCGCCGTCGTCACCCTCGAGCGGGCCCCGCTGGCGCAGCATCGAGTGCGCGGTCTGGAAGGTGCGGCGCCAGGTCTCGCCGATGCGTCCCATCGCCTGGGAGTCGCTCGACACCATGCTGATCGCGCCGAGGTCGTGGAGCACGTCCTCGGCGGCGATGGTCTCGCCCCGGATGCGCGACTCGGCGAAGGCGAGGTCCTCGGCGAGCCTGGGGTCGAGGTGGTGGCAGACCACCAGCATGTCGAGGTGCTCGACCAGGGTGTTGACCCCGTACGGACGGGTGGGATTGGTCGAGCTCGGCAGCACGTTGGCCAGCCCGGCCATGCGGATGATGTCCGGGGCGTGGCCGCCGCCGGCGCCCTCGACGTGGTACGCGTGGATGGCCCGCCCGGCGATCGCAGCGATGGTCTCCTCGACGAAGCCGCTCTCGTTGAGGGTGTCGGTGTGGATGGCGACCTGGACGTCGGTGGCGGCGGCGACCCGCAGCGCGGCGTCGATCGCCGCCGGGGTCGAGCCCCAGTCCTCGTGGAGCTTGAGCCCGCAGGCGCCGGCGGCGACCTGGTCGAGCAGGGGCTGCTCGCGGGCGCAGTTGCCCTTGCCGGTGAGCCCGATGTTCACCGGCAGCCGCTCGGCCGCACGGAGCATGTTGGCGATGTTCCAAGGCCCCGGGGTGCAGGTGGTGGCCCGGGTGCCCTCGGCGGGACCGGTGCCGCCGCCGATGCAGGTGGTGATCCCCGAGGCCAGCGCCTCGGCGGCGAGGTCCGGGCAGATCCAGTGCACGTGGGAGTCGATGCCGCCGGGGGTGACGATGCAGCCCTGGGCGGAGATCACCTCGGTGCGCGCGGTGACCACGAGCGCGGGATCGACGCCGTCCATGATGTCGGGGTTGCCGGCGCGGCCGATGCCGACGATGCGCCCGCCGACGACGCCGATGTCGCAGACCACCGCCCCCTCCACCGGGTCGAGGAGCAGCCCGCCGGCGATCACCAGGTCGAGGCCGCCGTCGCGCGACGACTGTCCCATGCCATCGCGCAGCACCTTGCCGCCGCCGAAGCGCAGCTCGTCGCCCTCGCCGACCAGCGAGCGCTCCACCCGCACCCGTAGCCCGGTGTCGGCGAGCCGCACCCGGTCGCCGGTGGTGGGGCCGTAGCGGTGGAGGCGGTCGTCGGCGCCGCTCATCTCATCAGCGGGGGTGTCCCCCCCCTCGCCGCGGCGGCAGAGCCGCCTTCGCTCACCCCGCCCCCACTGATGCGCGAGCTCATGCCCGTTCCTCCATGCCGCGGCCGGCGAGCCGTTCGAGGGCGCGCTCACGGGCGCCCGGGGCGTCGAGGCGACCCTCGACGAGGCCGAGGAAGCCGTGCACCACCCGCTCACCGCCGAGCGGCACCACCGCCACCTCGCGGCGCTCGCCGGGCTCGAAGCGCACCGCCGACCCGGCGGGGATGGCGAGGCGGCAGCCGTAGGCGGCGGCGCGGTCGAAGAGCAGCGCGGTGTTGGCCTCGAAGAGGTGGTAGTGCGAGCCCACCTGCACCGGGCGGTCGCCGCTGTTGGTGACGGTCAGGCGCGCCGCGCCGGCGGCGGGATCGGAGCCGGCATGGTCGCCGGCGAGCATCTCGCCGGGGATCATGAGATCGGGTCGTGGACGGTGACCAGCTTGGTCCCGTCCTCGAAGGTGGCCTCGACCTGCACGGAGTCGATCATCTCCGCAACTCCGGGGAGGACGTCGTCCCGTCCCAGCAGCGTCGACGCCGACTCCATGAGCTCGGCGACGCTGCGGCCGTCGCGTGCGCCCTCCATCACCGCGCAGGCGATGTAGGCGACCGCTTCCGGGTAGTTGAGCTTGAGCCCCCGCTGGCGGCGGCGGGTCGCCAGGTCACCGGCGACCACGAGGAGCAGCTTCTCCCGTTCGGAAGGGCTCAGATGCATCGCGGCGGCTCCTGGCGTGCGAGGGCGGCCTCCCGGGCTTTTGTCCCTCCGTGCCACGGCCGCTCGACGCCTGGCCGCCGCACCCTCTCGGTCGCTGACCCGGCGGCGGCCGGCGGAACCCTAGGGTGCCTTTCGCCTACCCGCGTGGGTGGACCAACGCAGCATACGCGGCAGCCCCGGGCGGGGCTCACCCGCAGGGCGCACAGAACCCCGCCCCCACCCTTCGTGCAGATGTACCAAGCCGCCCGTGCCGGGGCCTACGGGATCGCCGGCGGCGGGTCGGCGGGGTTCGGGGCCGAGGTGGGCGACGTGGTCGACACCGGCCCGGGGGTGGGCCGTGGCGTCGGCGGGATCGCCGGGACCGCCGCGCCCGCGAGCCGCACGCCCGCCGGCGCCGTGATCGCCGAGCCGCCCCCGGGTGCCAGCAGCGCCACCGCGGCGCCGGCGGACGCCGCCACCGCGAGCACGACCGCTCCCAGCCGGTGTGCGGCCTGGTGGCCGCTCCTGTCCCTGCTCATTCCCTTCCCTCCTCTCACCGTCCTGCACGCGACCGCCGGCGCGTGCGCCGGGTCACCGTGAGGCGCTCCGGCCGCCCCCGGTCTCGATGTCGCCACGGCTGACCGCGCCCCGCAGCACCGCCTCCCGCGCCAGCTCGACCCGGCGGTTGCCGGACGAGGTGGGCGGCAGCGCGAACTTGTCGTAGAGCCGCAGCAGGTGCTGCTTGACCGCGTCCTCGGTGACCACCAGCTCGGCCGCGATGCTCCGGGTCGACGCCGGGACGCCGAGGACGTCGCCGCTGAACACCGGCCGGCAGAGGGCGACCAGCACCTCGCGCTCCCGGGGGGTGAGCGGCGGCGCCGGCTCGCGGGCGAGGGTCACCGCCTGGTCCTCCTCGGTGGGGCGGCTGATCCGGTAGACCAGCCGGGTGGTGCCGATGCGCAGCTCGTCGCCGTGCTGCAGCGCCCGCCCCTCGGCGACGCGCCCGCCGTTGACGTAGGTGCCGTTGCGGCTGCCCAGGTCGCGCAGCCACCAGCCGGGGCCGAGGCGCTCGAGCACGGCGTGGAGCCGCGAGGCGCTGTCGTCGGCGGCGAGCACGATGTCGTTGCCCGCGTGCCGTCCGATGGTCACCCTGTCGCCGTCGAGGGGGCGGAGCTCGACCCCGGTCGAGACCGACACCTCGAGGTACTCATGCATCCGCGGCGATCGCCTCCCGCTCGACGAGCCCCTGAGCGGCAGGATAGTCGGTCCGTCGACGCCGGGGTCGACGAGGCGCAGCGTGCCGGGCACCCCCTCTCGGGACGTGGCCCCTCCCTCTCGGGACGTCACGGCCGGCGCAGCTCCCATGGGCGACGCCGGCCTCCCCGGATCCCGGGAACGCCCATCTGCACCCCTCCTGGCGGGTCGCATGTCTCTCCAGCATTGTCGGGGGGCCGGAGGGGCGGGGAGAAGCCCCGCGGCCGGGACGATTCCGACCGCCGGGGGGGAGGTGGATGTCACCCTCCGGTGAGCATGTAGACGCTCTGGACGCCGCCGGTGTCGGTGCCGCCACCGATCGCGTAGACGTGCCCGTCGGGGGTGCTGGCCACCGCCGTGTAGAGGGGCACGGGCAGGGGGACGCCCTCGGTCCAGCGGCGGGTCCCCGGCGAGTAGACCTCGACGCTCGCGACCGCGTGGGTGGTGTAGCCGCCGATGACCTCGACGCTGCCGTCGGGGCCGATGCCCGCCGCCAGCCCGCTGCGCGGTGAGGGCAGCGGCGTGGCCGTGACCCAGGTGTCGTCCGGTGGGCTGTACACCTCCACGTCGGCGTAGTCGGGCCCGTCGGCCCCGCCGAGCGCGTAGATGCGGCCGTCGGGGGCGCCGACCGCGGCGAGCGCCCCCCGGGCCCGGTGCATCGGGGCGACCACGCTCCAGGTGCCGGTGTCGGGGCTGTACACCTCGACGCCGGCGAGGGCGTGGCGGTCGTCGCGGCCCGCGAAGCCGCCGAGCACGTAGATGCGGCCGTCGCGGCCGGTCACCGCCGCCGCCCCCCAGCGGGGGGTGGCGAGGTGCGCGGCCGGGGCCCAGGCGCCCCCCGGGGTGTACACCTCGACGCTGTCGAGGGGACGGTCGGACATGCCGCCGATCGCGAAGATGCGGCCGTCCGGGGTGGTCGCGGTGGCCACCCCCCAGCGGGCCGTCGCCAGCGGCGGCACCGTCGACCAGCGGTCGGTGTGAGGGTCGTAGGCCTCGACGGTGTCGAGGGGCCGGCCGTTGAGCCCGCCGATCGCGTAGATGCGGCCGTCCGAGGCGGCGGTGACCCCGAGCCAGGAGCGCGCCGTGGGCATCGGCGCCCGCGCCGTCCAGGCGGCGGTGGGGTGGCCGCGCAGGGCGGCGGTCCCGGCGAGCGCGGCCGCGGCGAGCACGGCGACGCCTCCGGCGGACGCGCCCAGCACCAGGGTGCGGCGGCGCGGCCGCCGGCCCGGGCCGGGCAGCTCCCGGGTGCCCCCGGTCACCACCGCGGTGGCCCCGCGCCCGGCCCGCTGCGGCGGGGTGCCGACCAGCTCGACGGTGTCGCCGGTCTCGATGCCCAGCACCAGCGGCTCGGGGAGGGTGGCGCCGCCCGCACGGGCGGCGCCGCGGAGCTCCATCCCCAGGTCGAGGGCGGAGGGCGGCCGCTCCCCCGGGCTCTTCGCCATCGCCCGCTCGAGCACCGAGCAGACCGGACCGGGGACCCCCTGGGCGCGCAGGTCGGGGACCGGGCGGCTGCCGATCCGGGCGATCATCGCCAGGCTGTCGGGACCGGGGTCGCCGTCACCGGCGAACGCCGGACGGCCCCGGATCAGGGTGTGGACCGTGGAGGCGAGGGCATAGACGTCGCTGACCACCGAGGGCCGGCCGCCGGCGAGCAGCTCCGGCGCGGCGTGGGGGATGCTCGCCACCACCGCCTCGCCGCGGGTGGCCACGGCCCCCTGCAGCTGGGCGACACCGAAGTCGGCCAGCTTGGGCTCGCCGAAGGCGGAGAGGAGCACGTTCTCGGGCTTCACGTCGCGGTGGAGCAGCCCGGCGCGGTGGGCGGTCTCGAGGGCGCCCGAGATGCGGATGCCGGCGAGCACCGCCTCCTGCCAGGGCACCGGTCCGCTGGCGCGGAGCCGGTCGGCCAGGGTGCCCCCCGGCTCGAAGCCCATCACCAGGTACGGGTTCCCCGCGTCGGTGAAGCCGGCGGAGTGGACGGTGACGATGTGCGGATGCCCGGAGAGCGCGCCCATGGCGC carries:
- a CDS encoding urease subunit gamma, which codes for MHLSPSEREKLLLVVAGDLATRRRQRGLKLNYPEAVAYIACAVMEGARDGRSVAELMESASTLLGRDDVLPGVAEMIDSVQVEATFEDGTKLVTVHDPIS
- a CDS encoding FHA domain-containing protein; the encoded protein is MHEYLEVSVSTGVELRPLDGDRVTIGRHAGNDIVLAADDSASRLHAVLERLGPGWWLRDLGSRNGTYVNGGRVAEGRALQHGDELRIGTTRLVYRISRPTEEDQAVTLAREPAPPLTPREREVLVALCRPVFSGDVLGVPASTRSIAAELVVTEDAVKQHLLRLYDKFALPPTSSGNRRVELAREAVLRGAVSRGDIETGGGRSASR
- a CDS encoding urease subunit beta, producing MIPGEMLAGDHAGSDPAAGAARLTVTNSGDRPVQVGSHYHLFEANTALLFDRAAAYGCRLAIPAGSAVRFEPGERREVAVVPLGGERVVHGFLGLVEGRLDAPGARERALERLAGRGMEERA
- a CDS encoding kelch repeat-containing protein, producing the protein MKSAGERGEQQGSTPAGVDLGVPGCEHAVEIGRGGFGAVYRAWQPEFGRTVAVKVLGQAGLEAETRRRLGRELRAMGALSGHPHIVTVHSAGFTDAGNPYLVMGFEPGGTLADRLRASGPVPWQEAVLAGIRISGALETAHRAGLLHRDVKPENVLLSAFGEPKLADFGVAQLQGAVATRGEAVVASIPHAAPELLAGGRPSVVSDVYALASTVHTLIRGRPAFAGDGDPGPDSLAMIARIGSRPVPDLRAQGVPGPVCSVLERAMAKSPGERPPSALDLGMELRGAARAGGATLPEPLVLGIETGDTVELVGTPPQRAGRGATAVVTGGTRELPGPGRRPRRRTLVLGASAGGVAVLAAAALAGTAALRGHPTAAWTARAPMPTARSWLGVTAASDGRIYAIGGLNGRPLDTVEAYDPHTDRWSTVPPLATARWGVATATTPDGRIFAIGGMSDRPLDSVEVYTPGGAWAPAAHLATPRWGAAAVTGRDGRIYVLGGFAGRDDRHALAGVEVYSPDTGTWSVVAPMHRARGALAAVGAPDGRIYALGGADGPDYADVEVYSPPDDTWVTATPLPSPRSGLAAGIGPDGSVEVIGGYTTHAVASVEVYSPGTRRWTEGVPLPVPLYTAVASTPDGHVYAIGGGTDTGGVQSVYMLTGG
- the ureC gene encoding urease subunit alpha, with translation MSGADDRLHRYGPTTGDRVRLADTGLRVRVERSLVGEGDELRFGGGKVLRDGMGQSSRDGGLDLVIAGGLLLDPVEGAVVCDIGVVGGRIVGIGRAGNPDIMDGVDPALVVTARTEVISAQGCIVTPGGIDSHVHWICPDLAAEALASGITTCIGGGTGPAEGTRATTCTPGPWNIANMLRAAERLPVNIGLTGKGNCAREQPLLDQVAAGACGLKLHEDWGSTPAAIDAALRVAAATDVQVAIHTDTLNESGFVEETIAAIAGRAIHAYHVEGAGGGHAPDIIRMAGLANVLPSSTNPTRPYGVNTLVEHLDMLVVCHHLDPRLAEDLAFAESRIRGETIAAEDVLHDLGAISMVSSDSQAMGRIGETWRRTFQTAHSMLRQRGPLEGDDGDHDTSRVLRYLAKVTVNPARAHGISHIVGSVAPGLLADLVVWRPAFFGVRPSLVLKSGWIAWASTGDPNASIPTPQPVWGRPMFAALAPEVSCVTFVSAAAVDGGVPERLGLRRAVEAVRGCRTVGKGDMVRNHALPDIQVDPRRYRVTADGELLRSEPQAEVPLGRLYQLF